One Pseudopipra pipra isolate bDixPip1 chromosome 26, bDixPip1.hap1, whole genome shotgun sequence DNA window includes the following coding sequences:
- the DCAKD gene encoding dephospho-CoA kinase domain-containing protein, which yields MFLVGLSGGIASGKSTVVAVLRELGCAVIDADLIAREVVQPHSKAHQQILRYFGTEILLENGEINREALGNIIFSQPEKRRLLNSITHPEILKEMLKQILKYFVLGYRYVILDIPLLFETRGLTKFMRYTVLVYCDPPAQRARLMRRNGLDAAAADARISSQIPLEEKLQWATHVIDNSGDRESTRRQVLQLHARLEDSLDFLWARLAAGAAVAGLGGLVFLLLRHLIS from the exons ATGTTCCTGGTGGGACTCTCGGGTGGGATTGCATCGGGGAAGAGCACGGTGGTGGCCGTGCTgcgggagctgggctgtgccgtCATCGACGCCGACCTTATTGCCAGGGAGG TGGTGCAGCCCCACTCCAAGGCCCACCAGCAGATCCTGCGGTACTTTGGCACTGAGATCCTCCTGGAGAACGGCGAGATAAACCGCGAGGCTCTCGGGAACATCATCTTCTCCCAGCCGGAGAAACGGCGGCTGCTGAACTCCATCACCCACCCCGAGATCCTGAAGGAGATGCTGAAGCAGATCCTGAAGTACTTTGTGCTCG GATACCGCTACGTGATCCTGGACATCCCTCTGCTCTTCGAGACCCGCGGGTTGACCAAGTTTATGAGATACACGGTCTTGGTTTATTG TGACCCCCCGGCGCAGCGCGCGCGGCTGATGAGGCGGAACGGGCTGGACGCGGCCGCGGCCGACGCCCGGATCAGCTCCCAGATCCCACTGGAGGAGAAGCTCCAGTGGGCAACTCACGTCATCGACAACTCCGGGGACCGGGAGAGCACCCGCCGGCAGGTGCTGCAGCTCCACGCCCGCCTCGAGGATTCCCTGGATTTCCTCTGGGCCCGGCtggcggcgggcgcggccgtcgccgggctgggggggctggtgTTCCTCCTCCTGCGGCATCTCATCTCCTAA